One window of Pleurodeles waltl isolate 20211129_DDA chromosome 3_1, aPleWal1.hap1.20221129, whole genome shotgun sequence genomic DNA carries:
- the LOC138284362 gene encoding endogenous retrovirus group PABLB member 1 Env polyprotein-like codes for MESFQNGEQVERLSFKKRICETITRKRFLLLCIFMLFSILMFFIGYVLFCFNVILAPTTSSTPPPSTVSPHSFQLLPKHESARRLEFINNSFIQLLHQHQLVINTTNCWVCGLMPHTADKGIPYLILPFSHNGSVWAFRTIFIYAHYPLRFAEDNPKKNALVKGIIDMMKDNIFYETIPRDETIAYIGWNMTGYEATMSEKQQAKISSLIWVIPHQGHLCLQGTGKNPRAQLGESVCTETYVFASQTSPPLLAAKGTYFICHDRAFTWLPPDFSGTCFVSFLLPPTYTAAADYHKTRIVRGVFSEEDTAGQEFGDFVKGFLPFWGQIGNSRSIRQLIRVVESTVAETAGALGNLTAELQSDRLMTLQNRVVLDVILADRGGVCTLIQSSCCVFVPDNAPTVYQAISKLHRISESIHLDRGDWSLMG; via the coding sequence atggaatctttccaaaatggagaacaagttgaaagactgagtttcaagaagagaatatgtgaaacgataaccaggaaacggtttttgctgctgtgcatttttatgttatttagtatactgatgttttttataggatatgttttattctgttttaacgtgatattggcacccactacctcgtctacacctcctccttccactgtttccccacattcttttcaactcctccctaaacatgaatctgctaggagactagagttcattaataactccttcatccagcttttgcaccaacaccaactagtgataaatacaactaactgttgggtgtgtggccttatgcctcacacagcagataaaggtatcccttatctgatcctgcctttcagccacaatggttccgtgtgggcattcagaacgatattcatctatgcacactaccccctacgttttgcggaagacaaccctaagaaaaatgctttagttaaaggtatcatagacatgatgaaggacaatatcttctacgagactatccccagagatgagacaatagcatatataggatggaacatgaccggatatgaagccacaatgagtgagaaacagcaagctaagatatcttccctgatttgggttataccccatcagggtcacctgtgtctgcaaggtactggcaagaatcccagagctcagctaggggaaagcgtctgcactgagacatatgtcttcgcatctcagacctcccctccgctcttggcagctaagggtacctatttcatctgccatgatagagcctttacatggttgccccctgacttttcgggcacatgcttcgtttcgttcctgttgccccctacctacacagcagcggcagattaccacaagacaaggatagttagaggcgtcttcagtgaagaagacactgcaggacaagaatttggggacttcgtaaagggttttctgccgttctggggacaaataggtaacagcaggagcataaggcaattgataagagtggttgaatccaccgtggctgaaaccgctggtgcccttggtaacttgactgctgagctccagtcggatcgtcttatgacccttcagaacagggtcgtattagatgtcatacttgcagaccggggtggagtatgtacattgatccaatcgagttgctgtgtttttgtcccagataacgctccaacagtataccaggccatctccaaactgcatagaatttccgaatctattcatttagatagaggagattggtcattaatgggatag